The Budorcas taxicolor isolate Tak-1 chromosome 5, Takin1.1, whole genome shotgun sequence genome includes a window with the following:
- the FBXL14 gene encoding F-box/LRR-repeat protein 14 — protein METHISCLFPELLAMIFGYLDVRDKGRAAQVCTAWRDAAYHKSVWRGVEAKLHLRRANPSLFPSLQARGIRRVQILSLRRSLSYVIQGMANIESLNLSGCYNLTDNGLGHAFVQEIGSLRALNLSLCKQITDSSLGRIAQYLKGLEVLELGGCSNITNTGLLLIAWGLQRLKSLNLRSCRHLSDVGIGHLAGMTRSAAEGCLGLEQLTLQDCQKLTDLSLKHISRGLTGLRLLNLSFCGGISDAGLLHLSHMGSLRSLNLRSCDNISDTGIMHLAMGSLRLSGLDVSFCDKVGDQSLAYIAQGLDGLKSLSLCSCHISDDGINRMVRQMHGLRTLNIGQCVRITDKGLELIAEHLSQLTGIDLYGCTRITKRGLERITQLPCLKVLNLGLWQMTDSEKVR, from the coding sequence ATGGAGACGCACATCTCGTGCCTGTTCCCCGAGCTGCTGGCCATGATCTTCGGCTACCTGGACGTGCGCGACAAGGGGCGCGCGGCGCAGGTGTGCACGGCCTGGCGGGACGCCGCCTACCACAAGTCGGTGTGGCGGGGGGTGGAGGCCAAGCTGCACCTGCGCCGGGCCAACCCGTCGCTGTTCCCCAGCCTGCAGGCCCGGGGCATCCGCCGGGTGCAGATCCTGAGCTTGCGCCGCAGCCTCAGCTACGTGATCCAGGGTATGGCCAACATCGAGAGCCTCAACCTCAGCGGCTGCTATAACCTCACCGACAACGGGCTGGGCCACGCGTTCGTGCAGGAGATCGGCTCGCTGCGCGCGCTCAACCTGAGCCTCTGCAAGCAGATCACCGACAGCAGCCTGGGCCGCATCGCCCAGTACCTCAAGGGCCTGGAGGTGCTGGAGCTGGGCGGCTGCAGCAACATCACCAACACCGGCCTCCTGCTCATCGCCTGGGGCCTGCAGCGCCTCAAGAGCCTCAATCTCCGCAGCTGCCGCCACCTCTCGGACGTGGGCATCGGGCACCTGGCCGGCATGACGCGCAGCGCGGCCGAGGGCTGCCTGGGCCTGGAGCAGCTCACGCTGCAGGACTGCCAGAAGCTCACGGACCTGTCCCTGAAGCACATCTCCCGGGGACTGACGGGCCTGAGGCTCCTCAACCTCAGCTTCTGCGGGGGCATTTCGGACGCCGGCCTCCTGCACCTGTCGCACATGGGCAGCCTGCGCAGCCTCAATCTGCGCTCGTGCGACAACATCAGCGACACGGGCATCATGCATCTGGCCATGGGCAGCCTGCGCCTCTCGGGGCTGGACGTGTCCTTCTGCGACAAAGTGGGGGACCAGAGCCTGGCTTACATCGCGCAGGGGCTGGACGGCCTCAAGTCCCTGTCCCTCTGCTCCTGCCACATCAGCGACGACGGCATCAACCGCATGGTGCGGCAGATGCACGGGCTGCGCACGCTCAACATCGGCCAGTGCGTGCGCATCACGGACAAGGGCCTGGAGCTGATCGCGGAGCACCTGAGCCAACTCACCGGCATCGACCTGTACGGCTGCACCCGCATCACCAAGCGCGGCCTGGAGCGCATCACGCAGCTGCCGTGCCTCAAGGTACTCAACCTGGGCCTCTGGCAGATGACGGACAGTGAGAAGGTCAGGTGA